Proteins from one Saccharomyces eubayanus strain FM1318 chromosome XI, whole genome shotgun sequence genomic window:
- the PAM17 gene encoding Pam17p: MFISSIRLSSQRLLVKKPFTAVTLRAATALPLRSYSQPASLQNSTGLTWSDFFKLRKQQRRINVGSSLFTGLLGCNISWAYLSTMEIDPTQLVFGFDPLTVISAGIMAAGALGYLLGPIVGSQIFKLSHQKQLEYFNDKNKDFLKHIINNRVDASSQSFSNPVPDYYGEKIGSLKEYKQWLRDCHAYAKKSKEFL; encoded by the coding sequence ATGTTTATCAGCTCCATTAGATTGTCCTCACAAAGACTCTTGGTCAAGAAACCGTTTACTGCCGTCACGTTGCGCGCCGCAACGGCACTACCCTTAAGATCATATTCTCAACCTGCATCCCTTCAAAACTCCACTGGCTTGACATGGTCTGACTTCTTCAAGTTGAGGAAACAACAACGGAGAATCAACGTGGGCTCTTCGCTCTTTACCGGGCTTTTGGGGTGTAATATTTCGTGGGCTTACCTCTCCACGATGGAAATAGATCCAACTCAACTGGTATTTGGGTTTGACCCATTGACCGTCATTTCTGCGGGGATAATGGCCGCCGGTGCCCTAGGCTACCTGTTGGGCCCTATAGTTGGTTCGCAAATCTTCAAACTTTCTCATCAGAAGCAATTGGAATACTTCAATgacaaaaataaagacTTTTTGAAACACATCATCAATAATAGGGTCGATGCATCGTCTCAAAGTTTCAGTAACCCTGTTCCAGACTACTACGGCGAGAAGATTGGCTCTCTAAAGGAATACAAACAATGGTTAAGGGATTGCCATGCTTACGCCAAGAAATCCAAGGAATTCTTGTAG
- the CCP1 gene encoding cytochrome-c peroxidase, translating into MATAVKFMPTLGRTIHRRSLYLFSAAAAAAATATFAYSQSRKRSSSHGSNGNGSGNWGRSTAAAMASAAPLVHVATPEKDRSYEDFQKVYNAIALKLRDDDEYDNYIGYGPVLVRLAWHTSGTWDKHDNTGGSFGGTYRFKKEFNDPSNAGLQNGFNFLEPIHKEFPWISSGDLFSLGGVTAVQELQGPKVPWRCGRVDSPENTTPDNGRLPDADQGADYVRTFFQRLNLNDREVVALMGAHALGKTHLKNSGYEGPWGAANNVFTNEFYLNLLNEDWKLEKNEANNKQWDSKSGYMMLPTDYALVQDPKYRKIVKEYADDQDKFFKDFSKVFEKLLENGIDFPKDAPGPFVFKTLDEQGL; encoded by the coding sequence ATGGCTACTGCTGTTAAGTTCATGCCCACGCTGGGCAGAACCATCCACAGGAGGTCGCTCTATCTCTTCTccgctgctgctgctgctgctgccacGGCTACCTTCGCTTACTCACAGTCCCGTAAGAGATCATCGTCTCATGGGAGCAACGGCAATGGTAGCGGCAACTGGGGCCGCTCCACTGCTGCTGCGATGGCCTCCGCTGCTCCGCTGGTCCATGTGGCCACGCCAGAGAAAGACAGGTCGTACGAGGACTTCCAGAAGGTCTACAACGCCATTGCGCTCAAGTTGAGGGACGATGACGAGTACGATAACTATATTGGCTACGGTCCCGTGCTGGTGCGTCTCGCCTGGCACACGTCCGGGACTTGGGACAAGCACGACAACACAGGTGGCTCGTTCGGCGGGACGTACCGGTTCAAGAAGGAGTTTAACGACCCGTCCAATGCCGGCCTGCAGAACGGCTTCAACTTCCTGGAGCCCATCCATAAGGAGTTCCCATGGATCTCGTCAGGTGACTTGTTCAGTCTGGGYGGTGTCACCGCGGTGCAGGAGCTGCAGGGCCCCAAGGTTCCCTGGAGGTGCGGCAGGGTCGACAGCCCAGAGAATACCACTCCGGATAACGGCAGACTGCCCGATGCTGACCAGGGCGCTGACTACGTCAGGACGTTCTTCCAGAGATTGAACCTCAATGATAGAGAGGTCGTGGCCCTCATGGGGGCGCACGCTCTGGGAAAGACTCACCTGAAGAACTCCGGGTACGAAGGACCCTGGGGGGCGGCTAACAACGTTTTCACCAACGAGTTCTACTTAAACTTGCTGAACGAGGACTGGAAGCTGGAAAAGAATGAGGCGAACAACAAACAATGGGACTCCAAGAGTGGATACATGATGCTGCCCACCGATTACGCGCTGGTCCAGGACCCAAAGTACCGGAAGATCGTGAAGGAGTATGCTGATGACCAGGACAAGTTCTTCAAGGACTTCTCTAAGGTTTTCGAGAAGCTGCTGGAAAACGGTATCGATTTCCCCAAGGACGCACCTGGGCCCTTTGTCTTCAAAACTCTAGACGAACAAGGATTATAG